The segment GGAGAGCGGGAAGGCGTACGCGGAAACGCCGTTGTCGGGTCGAGCGGCCCCGGCGGCGCCGGCTTGCAGAAAGCCGGTGGCGGCGCCCGCGGCACCGGCGCCGGCTAGGAGAAGGGATCGGCGGGAGAGAGCAGGCTGGTCCATGTCGGGGTGCCTTTCGCCGGCCCCGGCCGGGCACAGAAACCCGGCCGGGGCTCTCGGTATGCGCGAGGATCAGTAGCCGTAGCGGCTCTTCAGATGCCGCCACCAGTCGCGGAACATCCAGGCGTCGAACTCGGTGATCGACGTGGCGCTGCCGGCGCGCATCAGGAAGCCGCCGACACCGCTCGGGGTCCAGTCGTAGAAGTCGTCCAGACCCCAGGTGTGGCCTATCTCGTGCAGCAGGATGTGCAGGTTGTTGGCGTTGATGTTGTTCATGAAGTACTCGCGGCCCATCCGCTGGCCCCAGTCGCCGCCGGCGCCGCCGCCGAAGCCGTCGGTCAGCCACAGTGACTGGTCGTAGTGCCGGGCGACGCCGCCGGGACAGCGCGGGTACGTCCCGTTCTGGTTGAAGAACCGGCCGCAGGGCACCGAGCACTGCGGCGCGTTCTCCCGGATGTCGTTGACGTAGATGTCGACCGAGTTGTCGCTCCACTGCAGCTGCGAGCGGTTGCGCACGGCCCAGCCGACCACCTTGATCGGCACCTGCTGGTACGGCCACGCGTTGTGCCCGACCAGCTCGTCCATCCACTTCTTGTACTGCCGGGCCAGCGTGGCGTGGATCTGGTCGCGCTGGGCCGCGGTCACGGTCGCCGAGGAGTCCCAGCGCACGCAGTAGTTGATGTAGCCACGGTTGGCCATTACCTGGTCCCAGCCGTAGTTGCGGAACCCGTACAGATTGCCGTTGTTGTAGGTCTGCTCCTGGTGCTGCCAGACCTGGTTCAGCGGAGTGACCAGATTGGCCGGCGGGCTCCACGTCGCCGGGGCGGCGTGCGCCGCCGCCGGGATCAGGCTCATTGCCGCCAGCGCGGCGACGATCGCCGCGAGGAGTCGTGTTCGCACGGAACCTCCATAGACATGCATCGATCTATTGGGTTGTGGTGCACCCCCGTGCGCAGTTCGCTGGTGGTCGCCGGGCATCGGCTCGCGGCAGTGCCCCTGCTACGCGAGATGGCCCCGGCGGGCTCCGTCCTGGAAGTCAGGCTGACGTACGAAAACGTTTTCGGCAAGATGGCTTTTGCGTTAACGGCCATCGATGCGGAAAAGCCGCCCGGCGGCGGCCGGGCGGCTTTCGGTGTGCAGGCTGTGCTTCTGGCTTCTGCGGCGCGGGCTGGCTTCTACGGCGCGGGCTGGCTTTTGCTGCGCGGGTTCAAGCCCGGACGGCGGCGGTCAAGGCAGGACGGCCAGGCCCGCGCGGGCGACGATCTCCTGCAAGGCTGCGACGTGGTCGGTGAAGGCCTGCTGGCCGGTTTCGGTGAGGCGGGCCGAGGTGCGCGGCCGCTTGCCCACGAAGCTCTTGCGGATCTCCACGTAACCCGCGTCCTCAAGGGTGGTGAGCTGCTTGGACAGCGCTGAGTCGGAGAGGCCCAGACTGTCGCGCAGGAACTTGAACTCGGCCCACTCGGTGGCGGCGAGCAGGCTGACCAGCGAGAGCCGGGTGGGCGCGTGGATCAGCTCGTCGAATCGCGGAGTCCCGGTCATCGCTGCCCTGCCAGCGGGCGGGACAGCATCATCCGGCGCAGGTAGGACATCAGCCGCGGGCCGCCGAACGCCAGGCCGGCGGCGACCGGCAGGCAGGCGATCGTCGCCGGCAGCGGCACGCCCAGGGCCTCCAGTGTGAAGCCGAGCGCGATGCCGATCGCGACCAGCGTGACGGTGAAGCCGGCGATGGCGAGGCCGCCGCGCACGCCGATCAGCTCCGGCCGGACCTGCACGCGGGCCTTGCGGACCACGGCGAGGATCAGCCCGGCGAGGCCGAGGACGTAGACCACGGTGCCGACGGCGATCAGCCAGCCGATCTCGCTCTCCATGGCCGCGACGAACAGCATGATCAGGCCGGCGATGCTGTACCAGAACCAGGCCGGGACGAGGTTGGTGTCGACGACCTGGGCGCGGCGGGCTTGCACCTCCGCCAGGGCGAGCTCGGCGTCGACGGGTGGGATGGTCATCGCTTCCTCCTCGGGCATGTACTTGCCTACTAGGAAAGTAGCCCGCGCTTTCCTAGTAGGCAAGTACTTTCCTCAAGGCACTGTGATGACCACGCTGCCGACCTTGTGGCCGGTGTCGACGTGCCGGTGCGCCGCGACGATCTCACTCAGCGGATAGGTGCGGTCCACGACGATCCGCAGCTCACCGCGGTCCAGCAGGTCACGAAGGTCGGCCAGGGCGGCGTGCTTGCGCACCGACATGCCGGTCCGGACCCGTGGGCCGCGGGTCAGCGCGGTGCGCAGGTGCAGCGCGTTGTTGATCAGGCCGGTGGTCGGCAGATAGCTGCCGCGGGGCGCGAGCACCGGGCGGCAGCGGGCGAACGAGCTGCGGGCGACAGTGTCGAAGACGACGTCGTACCGCTCGCCGGACGCGGTGAATTCCTCGGTCGTGTAGTCGAAGACGCGGTCCGCGCCGAGTTCCTCGGCCAGCTTGGCGTTGCGGCCGCTGCAGACGGCGTGGACGGTGGCGCCGACGCGTCCCGCGACCTGTACGGCGTACGTCCCGATCATCCCGGAGGCGCCGATGACCAGGACCTTCTGGCCGGGCCGGAGGCGGGCGATGCCGTGCAGGAAGTGCCAGGCCGTGGTGTAACCGTCCACCGTGGCGGCGGCGTCGGAGTACGGGACGTGGTCCGGGATCGTGGTGAACGAGGCCTTCTCGGAAAGGCATTTGTACTCGGCGTCCGCCCCGGCGGCGAAACCGGTGAAGCCGAAGACCCGGTCGCCGGTCCGGTACTTCCGGACTTCCGGGCCGGTCGCGGTTATCTCGCCGGCGAATTCGAGGCCGAGTACGCGTACCCCGGCTCGCGGCCGCGTCAGACCCAGGATGACCCGCCCCCAGCGGGGTTCGCCGCGCCGCATCCCGCATTCGGCCGACGTGACCGTAGTGGCGTGCATCCGGATCTGCACCTGGTCACCGCGGGGTTCCGGCTTCGGCAGGTCGACCTGGGTGAGCACTTCGGGTGGTCCATATCTGTGGAACATCACCGCACGCATCCGGTCATCGTGAATGAGTGATGCTGTGACCGCGCTGAGTGGTGATGGCAGGTCCTCGAGTGAACCGACGTGCCCCGGGAGGCGTACATCAGGACATCCGTATCGGTGAGGGGGATGAACATGGCCGATCGCCTGCAAGTCGACCTTGTGCTGCTCGAGTCGATCTCCAGTCGGCTCCGCCGTTCCGGCGAGATGCTCGGCGCCGCCCGGGCCGGGAAACCGGCCATGCCGGACGCCGGGGAAGCCACGCCCATCTTCGCGGAGCTGCTCAGCCGGCTCTCCGAGAGTTCCGCGAATCTGGTCGCCGGCCTCCAGGAGGCCGGCACGCGGGTGGCCGAGGCGAATCAGACGTACGCCGCGAGCGACGCCGCCGCCGGCCGGCACATAGACGGGGCCTACTGATGCCGATCGACACCCGGCTCGACGGCGATCCCGGACAGCTGTACTCGACCGCCCGCTGGCTGCGCGACGACCTCGCCTTCGAGGTGAACGCCAGCGCGTCCGCCCTGCGCTCGGCCGGTGCGGACGCCGCGGAGAACTGGCGTGGCGCGGCCGGCGCCACGTTCTACGGCCGGATGTCCGGCGCCGCAGCGAAGGCCGACGCTTTGCACGGCGAGATCCAGCAGACTGCAGGAGCTTTCACCGGGTACGCCGACCGGCTCGCCAGTGCCCAGGGCCGGATGGCGCGCGCCCGGGACGTCGCGGTGGCCGGCGGCCTCGACGTGACCGGCGAGGTGATCAACGATCCCGGCCCGGCGCCGAACGCGGCCGGCCCGGTGCCGAACGCGGCCGGCCCGGCGCCCGACGCGGCGGCTTATGCCCGCAAGGTGCAGGCCTACAACCTGGCCCAGACCGAGGCGGAGGGCGCCCGCGCCGAGATGGCAGCCGGCACCGAAGTCGCCCGCAGCGCGCAGAGCTCGGCCCGCGCCCGCCCGGTCCTGCAGCAGAACGACGTCCTGCACGGCGGCTCAAGCGCGATCTTGCAGGAGGAGCCCGGCCCCAACGGCAACCGCCCGTCACCGTCGCTCCCGGAAGAGGGCCGCGGCCGACTGAACGATCCCGCCGGCGCCGCCCCGCCACCCAACGCGAGCAAGCCGTCCGATCCCGGCTCCGAGGGCGCCGCCGCGCCACCCAACGGGAGCAAGCCATCCGATCCCGGCTCCGAGGGCGCCGCCGCCCCGCCGCCCAGCCCGAGCAAACCCGTCGAGGGTACGGGCAGCGCGTCCGGCGAGGCCCGCGGAAGCCTGAGCGAGAACGGCGGTCCCGGCACTTCGCCGCCGCCCAACGCGAGCAAGCCGTCTGAGCCGGATACCGGGAGTGCTTCGGGTGAGGCGCGGGGTGAGTTGGACCGCAACGGTGGCGCTGAGGCGCAGCCGCCGAACGGCAGTAAGCCGTCCGAGCCGGATACCGGCAGCGCTTCAGGTGAGGCGCGGGGTGAGCTGGACCGGAACGGGGACGTCGAGGCGCAGCCTCCGAACGGGAGTAAGCCGGCGGAGGAGAGTGGCAGCGCGGCCGGGGAGGCTCGGGGTGAGCGGGCGGAGCGCGATGCAGGCGGGCCGAACGGGGAGTCCGGGTCGGACGGTCGCCTTCGCAACCAGGATGGGGCGGAAACTCCCAGCAAACCCACAGCGGAGGAGGGCCGCGGCCGGCTCAACGGGTGAGCGTCAGCGACTGTCCTTGCGGGCCTGCCGCCGGGCGCCCTTGGCTCGGGTCGAGGCGTGCCGTTTGCGCAGCTCGACCGACTTCGGGCGGCGGTCGTCGCGCTGCGGCTTCAACCGGACGACCGGTGGCAGGTCCGCGGACACGCCGCGGGCCTCGCGCTCGTCGGCGAGCCGTTCGGCCTCGAAGCTTTCGGCGCTGGCCTGGGCGGCCAGCGCCAGATGACGGCTCACGGTGGCCAGGATGGTCTCGAAGACCTCGGCCTTGGCCCGTTTTCGACTGTTCTGCGGCCGTGCCTTTCCGCGCCCACCCGCTTCGGCCACCCGGGCGGCGGCCCGGCGGCGGTACACCTTCACGTGCTTGTTGCGCGCGCGGCGTACCCGGGTGTGCAGCTCGATCAGCGCGTCCTCGTCCAGGTCGGCGAGCCGGCCCGGGTCGGCCTCGCGGACCAGCGCCAACTCGGCTTCGGAAAGGGAACCCAGCAGCAGATCCATGCGCCCGACGGTAGGGCGGCTATGATCCGCGCCGCCTCATCCGCGCGGGGTGATTGATCGTGCCGGCGACTCCTCGTACGCCGGGTAGCCCAGGCGCTCGACCAGGTTCCCGGTGGCTCGCTCGAAGGCCTCGGTGATGTCGTCGTCGAAGTGATTACGCCAGTCGCCGGGCTGGCCCTTTCGATAGTGCGACACCGTTCCGGCGCTCTTGCGCTCGTTCATGTTTGCAAAGCTGTATCGGGACAGCAGGGTGGCCAACTCGGGCGGCGGAATAGTGATTCCGCAGTGCCGCATCAGTTGATCGACCTCGTTCGCCTGGTTGTCGCCGACCAGGTCCTCATAGCGGAACAGGCGGACCTCCTCGGAAGCCGGCGCCACGGCCCACGACCGGAGGGCCTTGAATCTGCCCTTGGCGGCGAAATCGTCGATGAGGTGCAGCATGCCTTCTTTGCGTGGCAATTCCTGGAGGACCTTGCGAACCTCCAGCACGTCACCCATCGGCGCGTGTGAGTTGCGGGTGGAGAAGTAGCTGGAGACCAGCATGTCGCGCGGGTCGCGCATGACGAAGAACGCCCGGTACCTGTCCGGTTTGGGAATCTTGTCGAACCGTTTGCGGTGGAAGAACAGCGACAGCGCGATGCGGTCCGGCGGGCACACCCGAGGGTCGCTCCAGTTGTAGAACCGCGGGTCGTAGGTGAACAGACCGGAGTGGCGGTACACGATGGGATCGCTGAACAACTCTTTGATCCACTGGCTCGCGGTTTTGCGCACTGCGCAGTGATAAATGTTCGTGAATTCGTTCCGGGTGACCACCGGAACGGTGAGCCGCAGCCGGGCGTTGTGCGCTCTGAGTAGAGTCCGGCGCGTCACGACGCGAATGGATTCAGGCGCGTTCTGCTTGGCGAACATCACAGTGCGGTTGAACATCGTCCTTTACCTGCGCAGTCGGGGGCACGCTACCGGTCCGGTCGAACGTGGCCGGAGTTTACAACAATTTCGACTGAGTTACTACAGATGATCAAGGCGGTCGACGGGACCGCAATTAGATATTCAGGGAGTTCACAGTTTCGCCAGGGTGTGACGCCGGTTATCTTTACGACCGGTCGGTCGGTTTGTAGGCTGAGCGGCATGACCCAGGACGGCAGGCTCCTCCGCGGCGAGCGCACCCGCACCGCGGTGCTCGACCAGGCGCTGCTGCTCGCGACCGTGGCCGGCCTCGACGGCCTGTCGCTGAGCCAGGTCGCCGACGCGCTCTCGGTGAGCAAGTCCGGGCTGTTCGCGCACTGGCGCTCCAAGGGGGCGCTGCAACTCGCCGTGATCGACCACGCGCGGGCGCAGTGGACCGACCGGGTGATCCGGCCCGCGGTCGCCGAGCCGGCCGGCCTGCGCCGGTTGTGGGCGGTGCACGACCATCGGCTGGCGTTCTACGAGGCGGAGGTCCTGCCCGGCGGCTGCTTCTTCGCCAACGCCCACTTCGAGTTCAACGCGCGGCCCGGCGTGATCCGGGACCGGCTCGCCACCGAGATGGCCGACTGGATGCGGTTCCTGACCGGCGTGGCCGCCGATGCCGTGGCGGTCGGTGACGTCGCGGCCGACGTCGATCCGGCCGGGCTCGCCTACCAGACCGAGGCCCTCGGAGTCTGTGCGGTCATGCAGGCCCCGGTGCTCGGCGCCGCACCGACCTTCCACCAGGCACGCCGGGCTCTGCTCGGCCACCTGCGCGCACTGGCCACCGATCCGACGACTCTCCCGGAGCTGACATGACCATCACCACCGAAGAAGCCCCCGCTGTTGAGTACGGCGATGTGGTGCCCATGCCCGTGCACTTCGACGACCTCGACGCCATGGGCGTGCTGCACAACTCCCGCTACGCGGTGCTGGTGGAGCGGGCGCTGACACTCTGGTGGACCGAGCGTGGCGTCTCCTTCACCGGCGGCCGCCCGACCACGCCGGACGCCTTCAACGTGGTCCGGGAGTATGCGATCACCTTCCACCGGCCGGTCCGCGGCACCGGCGAGGTGAACGTGCACTTCTGGCTCGACCGGCTCGGCACGACCAGCGCCGACTACCGGTTCCGGGTCACCTCGACCGACGGCGCGACGGTGTACGCGGAGGGCCGCCGGGTCAACGTCCGGCTGGACCCGGCGACGATGCGCCCGGAGCCGTGGACCGAGCAGGCCCGGGTCATCGCGGGTGCTCTGGTGCGTACCAAATAGGGGTCTATCGCTGGATGCGGGTGGCCGTGCCGGCCCCGACGGTGCGGCCACCCTCCCGGATCGCGAATTTCAGGCCCGGCTCGAGAGCCATCGGCTGGATCAGTTTCACCGACATCGCCGTCGAGTCGCCCGGCATGACGAGCTCGGTGCCCTCGGGCAGCGTGACGACACCGGTGACGTCCGTGGTGCGGAAGTAGAACTGGGGCCGGTAATTCTGGAAGAACGGGGTGTGCCGGCCGCCCTCCTCCTTGCTGAGGATGTAGGTGACCGCTTCGAACTCGGTGTGCAGGCTGACGGTGCCCGGCCGCACGACGACCATGCCGCGGTCGACGTCCTCCCGCTTGATGCCGCGCAGCAGCAGGCCCACGTTCTCGCCGGCGCGGGCCTCGTCGAGCAGCTTGCGGAACATCTCGATGCCGACGCAGACGGTCCGGGTGGAGTGTTCCCGGAGGCCGGCGATCTCGACCTCCTCGTTCACGGCGAGCGTGCCGCGTTCCACCCGGCCGGTGACCACGGTGCCGCGGCCGGTGATCGTGAAGACGTCCTCGATCGGCATCAGGAACGGCTCGCTGGTCATCCGCTTCGGCTCGGGGATCGCGGTGTCGACCGCGTTCATCAGCTCCAGCAGGTTGCCGGCCCACCGGGGGTCGCCGTGCAGCGCCCTGAGCGCCGAGACCCGCACCACCGGCAGATCGTCACCGGGATAGTCGTAGGTGCTCAGCAGCTCCCGGGCCTCCAGCTCGATGAGTTCCAGCAGCTCCTCGTCGTCGACCAGGTCGCACTTGTTCAGGGCGACCACGAAGTACGGCACGCCGATCTGCCGGGCCAGCAGCACCTGTTCCCTGGTCTGCGGCATCGGGCCGTCGGTGGCCGCCACGACCAGGATCGCGCCGTCCATCTGAGCAGCACCGGTGATCATGTTCTTGATGTAGTCGGCGTGGCCGGGGCAGTCCACGTGCGCGTAGTGACGGGCCGCGGTCTGGTACTCCACGTGCGCGATCGAGATCGTGATGCCGCGGGCCTTCTCCTCCGCGGCCCGGTCGATCCGGTCGAACGGGGTGTACGGGTTCAGGTCCGGGAACTCGTCGTGCAGGACCTTGGTGATGGCGGCGGTCAGCGTGGTCTTACCGTGGTCGATGTGACCGAGCGTGCCGATGTTGAGGTGCGGCTTGGTCCGCTGGAACCGGGCCACCGGGCCTTGAGCCCGCGGCTGCGGAGGTGGGGCCTGCGGTTGCGGCTGCGGCCGGGCCGCGGGCGGCACATGCATGGGCACAGGCTCGCGGGCCTGTGCCGGCGCGGGCATGGCGCGGGCTCTCGAACCTGTGCCGGCACGGGCTCGCGGGCCTGTGCCGGCGCGGGCCGCCAAGCGCGATTCGGCGCCAGGACGAGCCGGTCGATGTGCCCGGCGGAGAGCCGCTGCGGCTCGTGCAGGCCCGCGTCGCGCATCCGGCGATGGAGGGTCGCGTACAGAGTGTCGACGTCGAGGTGGGGCGGCCCGCCCGGCACTCCGTCCCGGAGCAGCTGCAACAGCCGCCCGGTGAACGCGGTGTTCCGCTCGCCCGGCAGCACCACCGAGACCTGGGTGCCCGGGGAGGCGGCCAGGGTCAGCGTGCCGGCGATGTCGATCTGGGCCCGGACGATGTCGGACTGGCTGCTGAGCGAGGCGGTCGCCCGGCCGGAGAAGCAGCAGTCCAGGACGAGAACCTTGCGGGCCGCCGGGCTCTTGCGCAGAACGCCGCGCAGGGTGTCGATGGAGATCCCGCCGAACTCCGGCATCTCCGGATCGGTCTCCGGGCCGGCCAGGTGCAGGACGTTACGGTCGTACTCCAGGCAGCCGTGGCCGGTGTAGTAGACGAACAGGACGTCCTCCGCGTCCTGCGCCGCGGCCTTGAGCAGCCCGCCGACCCGCGGCTATCGGCCCGCGGCCGCCGGCGCGCTCTCCGCAGTGGACGGCATCGGCAGGTCGCGCAGCCCGCGGACCGGCGAGACCACCCAGATCAGCGGCGCGCACAGGGTGATCACGCCGAAGAGCAGCAGGGTGGTGCGGGCACCGAGCGGTCCGGCGAGGACGCCGGCGACGAGCCCGCCGATCGGGATCGCTCCCCAGGAGACGAACTTGACCGTGGCGATCACCCGGGAGAGCAGCTCCGGCGGGCTGGCGAGCATCCGGTAGGTCCGGGTGGTCACGCTGAGCACCACCACCGAACCGGCGAAGATCAGGTTGCCGAGGGCGAACGCCAGGTAGCCGGCGGCCCCGGTGCCCCACGGGATGAGCAGGGCGCCGCCGACACCGGCGAAACCGGCGACGATGAGGCCGCGGGCGGTGCCGATCCGGCCGGTGAACCGGGTGGTCAGCGCCGCGCCGATCAGCGTGCCCAGACCGTCGGCGGCCAGCAGCAGGCCGACCATGCCGGGCGAGGCGTGCAACTCGCGGACCAGGTAGAAGACGAAGAGCGCGTGCTGGGCGCCGCAGACGAAGTTGACCGCGGTGGCGGCCCACATGCCGGGGCCCATCACCGGGTGCCGGGTCACGTAGTGCCAGCCCTCGCGGATGAGGGCGGCCATCGGCGTACGGATGGTGGGTCTCTGCACGCGCCGCGCCGGGAGCGTCCGCAACAGAACCGCCGAGATCAGGTAGCTGGCCACGTCGATCAGCAGGGTCGGCACCGAGCCGAGCACCTGCACCGCCAGGCCGCCCAGCGACGGCCCGCCGAGTTGCGTCGCCGCGTGCGTGCCGGAGTTGAGGCTGTTGCGGGCCTGCAGTTGCCCGGCCGGGACGATCTCCGGCAGGAAGGTCTGGTTCGCCACGTCGAAGAGCACGTCGGCGAAGCTGATCACCAGCGCCACCACGATCAGCTGCGGCACGGTGAGCACGTCCCACCACCAGGCGAGGGGGATGGAGACCACCGCGAGGGCGCGGACCAGGTCCGCGCCGACCTGCGTGCCGCGCAGGGGCAGGCGCTGCACGATCACTCCGGCGGGCAGGCTGATCAGGAGGTACGCCAGATAGCCGGCCGCCGTGATCAGGCCCATCTCGAGCGCGGAGGCGTGCAGCACGGTCAGCGCGGTCAGGGGCAGGGCGACGCCGCCGACCGCGGTGCCGAGCCCGCTGGCCGTGCCGGCCGTCCACCAGCGCCAGAACACAGTGAGTTTCATATTGGAACGGACTATAGTCGCTCACGTGAGACGAGTCGACCTCGCCGACGCGGACTGCGGAATCGCCCAGGCCGTCGGCGTGCTGGGTGATTGGTGGACGTTCCTGGTGATCCGCGACATCGCCGGGGGAGTGACCCGCTTCGACGCCCTGCAACGCGCCCTCGGGATGAGCCGGCGCGCCCTCACCGAGCGCCTCGGCGAGCTGGTCGAGGCCGGCGTGCTGCACCGGCGCCGCTACACCGACCGGCCGCCGCGCTACGACTACCTGCTGACCCCGAAAGGTGAGGGCCTGCTCCCGGTGCTGATCGCGCTGCAGGAGTGGGGCGACCGGCACCTGATCGGCGACGGCTCGCTCACTGCCACCGCGTCCTCCGGCTCCGCCGAGTCCCGGCGGGTGCACGCCCTGGTCGGCCGCGTGCTGCCGGAGATCACCCTGACCCGGCAGGACGAGCAGACCGAAGGGTTCCGGGACGCGTGGACCGTGCTCTACTGCTTCCCCGGCGCGTTCGTCCCGGACGCACAGGGTTACCCGCCGCGCTGGACCGACATCCCCGGGGCGGCCGGCT is part of the Actinoplanes sp. NBC_00393 genome and harbors:
- a CDS encoding winged helix-turn-helix domain-containing protein — protein: MTGTPRFDELIHAPTRLSLVSLLAATEWAEFKFLRDSLGLSDSALSKQLTTLEDAGYVEIRKSFVGKRPRTSARLTETGQQAFTDHVAALQEIVARAGLAVLP
- a CDS encoding NAD(P)-dependent alcohol dehydrogenase; translation: MRAVMFHRYGPPEVLTQVDLPKPEPRGDQVQIRMHATTVTSAECGMRRGEPRWGRVILGLTRPRAGVRVLGLEFAGEITATGPEVRKYRTGDRVFGFTGFAAGADAEYKCLSEKASFTTIPDHVPYSDAAATVDGYTTAWHFLHGIARLRPGQKVLVIGASGMIGTYAVQVAGRVGATVHAVCSGRNAKLAEELGADRVFDYTTEEFTASGERYDVVFDTVARSSFARCRPVLAPRGSYLPTTGLINNALHLRTALTRGPRVRTGMSVRKHAALADLRDLLDRGELRIVVDRTYPLSEIVAAHRHVDTGHKVGSVVITVP
- a CDS encoding sulfotransferase domain-containing protein, encoding MFNRTVMFAKQNAPESIRVVTRRTLLRAHNARLRLTVPVVTRNEFTNIYHCAVRKTASQWIKELFSDPIVYRHSGLFTYDPRFYNWSDPRVCPPDRIALSLFFHRKRFDKIPKPDRYRAFFVMRDPRDMLVSSYFSTRNSHAPMGDVLEVRKVLQELPRKEGMLHLIDDFAAKGRFKALRSWAVAPASEEVRLFRYEDLVGDNQANEVDQLMRHCGITIPPPELATLLSRYSFANMNERKSAGTVSHYRKGQPGDWRNHFDDDITEAFERATGNLVERLGYPAYEESPARSITPRG
- a CDS encoding TetR/AcrR family transcriptional regulator, with translation MTQDGRLLRGERTRTAVLDQALLLATVAGLDGLSLSQVADALSVSKSGLFAHWRSKGALQLAVIDHARAQWTDRVIRPAVAEPAGLRRLWAVHDHRLAFYEAEVLPGGCFFANAHFEFNARPGVIRDRLATEMADWMRFLTGVAADAVAVGDVAADVDPAGLAYQTEALGVCAVMQAPVLGAAPTFHQARRALLGHLRALATDPTTLPELT
- a CDS encoding acyl-CoA thioesterase — protein: MTITTEEAPAVEYGDVVPMPVHFDDLDAMGVLHNSRYAVLVERALTLWWTERGVSFTGGRPTTPDAFNVVREYAITFHRPVRGTGEVNVHFWLDRLGTTSADYRFRVTSTDGATVYAEGRRVNVRLDPATMRPEPWTEQARVIAGALVRTK
- the tuf gene encoding elongation factor Tu, coding for MARFQRTKPHLNIGTLGHIDHGKTTLTAAITKVLHDEFPDLNPYTPFDRIDRAAEEKARGITISIAHVEYQTAARHYAHVDCPGHADYIKNMITGAAQMDGAILVVAATDGPMPQTREQVLLARQIGVPYFVVALNKCDLVDDEELLELIELEARELLSTYDYPGDDLPVVRVSALRALHGDPRWAGNLLELMNAVDTAIPEPKRMTSEPFLMPIEDVFTITGRGTVVTGRVERGTLAVNEEVEIAGLREHSTRTVCVGIEMFRKLLDEARAGENVGLLLRGIKREDVDRGMVVVRPGTVSLHTEFEAVTYILSKEEGGRHTPFFQNYRPQFYFRTTDVTGVVTLPEGTELVMPGDSTAMSVKLIQPMALEPGLKFAIREGGRTVGAGTATRIQR
- a CDS encoding caspase family protein, translating into MLKAAAQDAEDVLFVYYTGHGCLEYDRNVLHLAGPETDPEMPEFGGISIDTLRGVLRKSPAARKVLVLDCCFSGRATASLSSQSDIVRAQIDIAGTLTLAASPGTQVSVVLPGERNTAFTGRLLQLLRDGVPGGPPHLDVDTLYATLHRRMRDAGLHEPQRLSAGHIDRLVLAPNRAWRPAPAQAREPVPAQVREPAPCPRRHRPASLCPCMCRPRPGRSRNRRPHLRSRGLKARWPGSSGPSRTSTSARSVTSTTVRPR
- a CDS encoding MFS transporter; its protein translation is MKLTVFWRWWTAGTASGLGTAVGGVALPLTALTVLHASALEMGLITAAGYLAYLLISLPAGVIVQRLPLRGTQVGADLVRALAVVSIPLAWWWDVLTVPQLIVVALVISFADVLFDVANQTFLPEIVPAGQLQARNSLNSGTHAATQLGGPSLGGLAVQVLGSVPTLLIDVASYLISAVLLRTLPARRVQRPTIRTPMAALIREGWHYVTRHPVMGPGMWAATAVNFVCGAQHALFVFYLVRELHASPGMVGLLLAADGLGTLIGAALTTRFTGRIGTARGLIVAGFAGVGGALLIPWGTGAAGYLAFALGNLIFAGSVVVLSVTTRTYRMLASPPELLSRVIATVKFVSWGAIPIGGLVAGVLAGPLGARTTLLLFGVITLCAPLIWVVSPVRGLRDLPMPSTAESAPAAAGR
- a CDS encoding winged helix-turn-helix transcriptional regulator, translating into MRRVDLADADCGIAQAVGVLGDWWTFLVIRDIAGGVTRFDALQRALGMSRRALTERLGELVEAGVLHRRRYTDRPPRYDYLLTPKGEGLLPVLIALQEWGDRHLIGDGSLTATASSGSAESRRVHALVGRVLPEITLTRQDEQTEGFRDAWTVLYCFPGAFVPDAQGYPPRWTDIPGAAGCTLESMTYASGATDFTEAGARVRGVSTQRPDQLAAFAEHAGLPFPLLSDQDQKLAAGLLLPTFRAAGVDRFKRLTLLIDPAATVRAVQFPITDPAGSVDEMLRLVRDRRITASAGPSGSAR